GCCGACGCTGCGCCGCGGCGGCCTGCGCGGCGGCCTGCTGGCCTGGGACGGTCAACTGGTCGACGACGCCCGCCTGGTCGTGACCATCGCGCGCACCGCGGCGGCGCACGGCGCCGATATTCTCACCCGGGTCGAGGCGCGGGAGATCACCGGCGATTCGGCGGTGCTGCGCGACACACTGTCCGGCGAAACCCTCACCGTCCGAGCACGTTCCGTGATCAATGCCACCGGGGTCTGGGCCGACCGGCTGGATCCGGCCATCGAACTGCGGCCCAGCCGCGGCACCCATCTGGTGTTCGACGCCGCGGCCTTCGGCGGCCTGTCCGCCGCGCTGACGGTGCCGATCCCGGGCAGTACCAGCCGATTCGTCTTCGCGCTGCCGGCCGCGCACGGTCGCGTCTATCTGGGCCTCACCGACGAGGACGCCCCGGGCCCGGTCCCCGACGAGCCGCGGCCGTCCGACGCGGAGATCGACTTCCTGCTCGACACGGTCAATACGGTGCTCCGGGAACCGTTGTGCCGCAGCGATATCCGCGGCAGCTTCGCCGGCCTGCGGCCGCTGCTGCGCACGGCGGCCGACAGCACCGCCGACATCTCCCGCGAACACGCGGTGCTCCGGTCGCCGGGTGGCCCGATCACCGTCGTGGGCGGCAAACTCACCACCTATCGGCGGATGGCCGAGGACGCCGTCGATGCCGCGGTCGCCGGCGCACAGCTGACCGCCGGACCCTGCCGCACCATGCGAATTCCGTTGGTGGGAGCCATCACCGGCACCGCCCGCGACCGCATCGCCGCACCGCCGGCCCTGGTGGAGCGGTACGGCAGCGAGGCGCGCGCGGTGGTCGAACTCGCCCGCCGGCACCCGGACCTGGCCGAGCCGGTCGCCCCCGGAACCGATGTACTGCGAGCCGAATTCGCGTACGCGGTCGGCCACGAGGGGGCCCTCGACGCCGCCGACCTGCTCGACCGCCGCACCCGCCTCGGCCTGGTCGCGGCCGACCGCGAGGCCGCCCGCGCCGCCGCCGAATCCGCCGTGGCCTGACCACGCGGATCGGCGGCGCCGCCGCTGCGATCAGATGTTGTTGCCGCCCAGGCTGAACGGGACGCCGCCGGGATCGACCACGGAGGCGAGCCGGCCGTACGGCGTGTTCTCGGGCTCACGCTCCACCGAACCACCCAGCGCCACCACGGTTTTCGCGGCCGCGTCGACATCCTCGACGCCGAAGTAGACCCGCCAGCCGCCGGGCACGCCCGCGGGCAGGAAGGCCGCCGAATCCATCACGCCGCCCAGCATCGGGGTGGTGGAATGGATGGTGGTGTACCGGAATTCGGGGGTGTCGGCGACCGTGAACGGATCCTGCCAGCCGAAGGCCGTGCGGTAGAAGTCCAGGGCGGTGGCGTAGTCGCGAGTGTGCAGTTCGAACCAGGACGGGCGGCCGACATGGTCGCGCCAGACACCGTCGCCGACGACACCGAACGCACCGAAACCGCGATGCGTGCCCGGCTGCCAGATACCGACGCCGGAGCCCACCGGATCGCCGAGCACCGCCATCTGCCCGAGGTCGCCGACCGGCATCGGCGGCACCACGACCTGCGCGCCGTGCGCGACCGCGGCATCGGTGGTGGCCTGCGCGTCGGTGGCGGTCAGGTACACGGTCCACTGATCGGGGCCACCGGAGGTGCCGTCGTTGTGCATACCGCCGGCGACCAGCTCGCCGTCCTTGCTGAAGTTGATGTATCCGCCGAACTCCTCGGCCCGCTCGGCGGTCCAGCCGAGCAGTTCACCGTAGAAGGCGATGGCGCGATCGGAGTCGGAGGTGAACAGGTCCACCCAGCAGGGGTCGCCGGGTCGGAAGGTGTAGGTCATGGTGTCTCCTCGGCAGTGGGTCGTTCGCAGGTTTGACGGCGGCGGCGGGGAGAATTCATCGGCCCGCGGGCCGCGAGCCTTGACCTGAAGGATAGTTCAGGTTCCACCATGGGGACATGCCCGAAACGACAACAGCACTCATCACCGGCGCGTCGGCCGGATTCGGCCGGGCGCTGGCCCTCGCCCTGGCCGAGCGCGGCTGGGATCTGATCCTCACCGCGCGCCACCTCGAACCCCTGATCCGCGTGCGGGACGCGACCGGCGCCATCGCGGTGGCCGGCGACGTGGCCGATCCGCAACACCGCGACCGTCTGGCCCGGGTGGTCGGGGAACTCGACCGGCTGGATCTGGTGGTCAACAACGCCAGTGCCCTGGGCCCGAGCCCGATGCCGGCCCTCGCCGACCTGGCACCGGCCGAACTCGGCGACCTGCTGACCACCAATGTGGTGGCGGCACTGGCGATCCTGCAACTGACCCGATCGGCGCTGCTGGCCGCGCACGGTATCGCGGTGAACATCAGTTCCGACGCGGCGCTCGGCGCGTATCCGGGCTGGGGCGGCTACGGCTGTTCCAAGGCGGCGCTGGACCAGCTGACCGCGATCTTCGGCGTCGAGAATCCGGACCTGCGCGTCTACAGCTTCGATCCCGGCGATATGCGGACCGCGATGCATCAGGCGGCCTTCCCCGGCGAGGACATCTCGGATCGGCCGGAACCCGAGACGGTCGTCCCGGCATTCCGGCATCTGATCGACAGCCGTCCGCCGAGCGGGCGCTATCTCGCCGCCGATCTCACCCCGGCGCGCTGAATCCGCTGCCCGAGTGCGGAATTCGCTCCCACCGGGCCATCGAGCAACGGCCGGCAGCCGGCCGGAGGAAAGGATGTGCCCCGATGACCGTGGCACTGCACGAATTCACCGTACCCGCCGATCGCGCGGCGACCGCACCGCCGGAGGCCCGCGGCCTGGCCCGCGACGAGGTGCGAATGCTGGTGTCGGACAAGGGCTCACTGACCCATGCCCGATTCCGCGAGTTGCCCCGGTTCCTGCGGCCCGGCGATCTGCTGGTGGTGAACAACTCCGCGACCACGAACGCGGCGGTGGACGCCCGGTATCGCGGACTACCGGTGGTCGCGCACTTCGCCACCGCGCTGGACGACGGCGCCTGGGTCCTGGAACTGCGCGATCCGGCGGGCGTGCCGCTGACCGCGGCCACCCCGGAACCCGGTGCGCGCGTGGAACTCCCGGGTGCGGTGGTGACCCTGCGCCGACCCTGGCTGCCCCCGGCGCGGCGACTGTGGGTGGCCGAGACCGGCGCCGACGTGCCCGCCCTGTTGGCCCGGCACGGCCGGCCCATCAGCTACGCCTACGTCACCGAGCGCTGGTCGCCGCACTTCTATCACACGGTATTCGGCCGCATTCCCGGCAGCGCCGAAATGCCCAGCGCCGCAAGGCCGTTCACCGACAGGCTGGTGACCGATCTGGTGGCCGCCGGAATCTCGATGGCGCCGATCACCCTGCACACCGGGGTTTCCTCCCCCGAAACCGGCGAACCGCCGAGCCCCGAGCGTTTCGAGGTGCCGGCCGCCACCGCGCGCTGGGTGAACGCGACGCATGCGGCCGGCGGCCGGGTGGTCGCCGTCGGCACGACGGTCACCCGCGCGCTCGAATCCGCGGCCGATCCGGCCGGGCAGGTGCATCCGGCGTCCGGCTGGACCGAACTGGTCCTCGGCGAGGATCGTCCCGCGTGCGCGGTGGACGGCCTGATCACCGGCTGGCACGAGGCCGGCGCCTCCCATCTGCACCTGCTGGACGCCGTGGCGGGCCCGGAGCAGGTTCGCGACGCCTACCGGGCCGCCCTCACCGCCGGATATCTCTGGCACGAGTTCGGCGATTCGGCGCTGCTGTTCGCGCCGGGGAGCGCGGCCTAGTCCTCGCGGGCCTCCAGCTTGCCGACCAGACGCTCCAGGATGCTCTCGAGGTGCCGCTCCTCGGCGGACGTCAGCTCGGCCAGCGCCCGCAGCGAACGCGCCTGACCGGCGCGGATACGGTCGGCCAGCGCGCGACCGGCGGTGGTGGCGACCAGGTACTTCACCCGCCGGTCCGCCGGATTCACCGTGCGTCGCACCAGCCCGCGCGCCTCCATCCGGTCCGCCACCCCGGTGAGATTCGAGGGGTCGCAGGTCAGCCGGCTGGCCAGCACCCGCATCGGCAGTTCGGACGGGGGTTCGTTCAGCGCGAGCAGCATCTTCGCCTGGGTCAGGGTCAGGCCGTGCCCCTCGGCGGACGCCAGGAATTCCTCCAGATAGGCCGACACGAAGCGCGCGACCAGCAACGCCAGCGGGCTCGGCGATGTGTCGGGGCTCATAGGCCCGATGGTACCGCCACGTTTGACAACCCTGATCATGGAACCCTTAGATGATTGAGGTCTTCAAGTAATTCGATGCGAGCTTTCCGGAGGTGACCGGGTGGAACGAAAAGGGTTGTCACTGACCGCCGCGCTGGCGTTCGCGGCGATGATCGTGACGCTGATGCAGACCCAGGCCGTGCCGATCCTGGGCCTGATCGCGACCGATCTGCACGAATCGACCACATCGGTGAGCTGGGTGACCACCTCGACGCTGCTGGCCGCGGCCGTGTTCACGCCGCTACTGGGCCGCATGGGCGATCTGTACGGCAAGAAACCGACCCTGCTGGCGGTGCTGGCCGTGGCCGTGGCCGGTTCGGTGGTCTCCGCGCTGGCCGGCTCGCTGCCCGTCCTGCTCGTGGGCCGCGCGTTGCAGGGCGTCGCGACCGCGATCTTCCCGCTGGCGCTGGCGGTGCTGCGCGAACATGTTCCGGCGCGACGGCTGCACGCCGCGATGGCGATCGTCAGCGGCACCCTGGGCTTCGGCGGCGGTATCGGCCTGGTGTCCACGGGCCTGTTGACCAAGGGGCACGACGCCGACTACCACGTCGTGTTCTGGTTCACCGCCGTCCTCGCGATCCTGGCGCTGATCGCGACGGCGATCGCGGTACCGGCCGCCTCCCGGCGGCATCCGGGCAGCGTCGACGTACCCGGCGCGCTGACCCTCGGCGGTTTCCTGGTGCTGCTGTTGCTACCGATCTCGCAGGGCCACACCTGGGGCTGGACCGCACCCGGCACGCTGGGCTGTTTCGCCGCCGCGCTCGTGTTCGCGGTGCTGTGGGTGGTCATCGAGCGCACGGTGCCGGTGCCGCTGGTCGATCTGGACATGTTCGTCCACCGTCCGGTGCTGTTCACCAACCTGTCCGGCCTGCTGATCGGGTTCGCAATGTTCCTGCAGTTCACCGGGGTGTCGTATCTGTCGCAGATCCCGGCCCGCGCCGCCGGTTACGGTTTCGGCGCCTCGATCCTGCGCGCCTCGGTGGAGTACCTGCTGCCCGGCACGCTGGCGATGATGGTGGCCGCCCCGATCGGCGGACTGCTGGTCGGCAGGCTCGGCGGCCGCTGGGTTCTGGCACTGTCGGGCCTGGTCGGAATGATCGGATTCGGCTGGCTGGCACTGGCACACGACTCCACCGCCCCGGTGATCCTCTCCGGCGTGGTGGTCGGTGTGGCGATCAGCCTCGCCTACGCCGCCATGCCCGCACTGATCGCCGCCGGTGTCCCGCATCATCAGAGCGGTGTCGCCAACGGCATCAACTCCATCTCCCGCACGGTCGGCAGTTCCCTGGGCAGCGCGATCATCACCACCCTGCTGACCGGCAAACTGCTCCCGCATCTCGCGCTCCCGCAGGAGGGTCAGTTCACGCTGGCCTTCTGGGTCGGCGCGGGCGCCTGCGCGGCGACGATCGCGGCCGCGGTACTGGGCCTGCGCCCGGCGCGGCCCGGTGCGACCGCCGAGGTCGCGTCGTCGGCCGAGACGGAACCGGCCGTCGTCGGCTGAGCCGTCGTCCACCGATCGGCCCCGGCCCGGATCCGCGACGATCCGGGCCGCGGTCGTACTCAGAGCGCGAAGGCGACCGAGCGGAGGACCAGCGCCAGCAGGAAAACCACGGTGAAGGCCAGGTCGATCGACATTCCACCGGCGCGCAGCGGGGGCAGTACCCGCCGCACCGGCGCGATCACCGGTTCGGTGGAGGCATGGGTGATCCGCCGGCCGCGGCGCGCCCACTCCGAACGGCCGCCGAGCACCTCGACCCAGTCCAGCACCATCCGGGCGATCAGCAGCACGATGAACACCGTCAGGACAATTCCGAGCAGCGTGCCGATGAGGCTCATGACGCACTCTCCTTCGTGATGAGCCGGATCCCGAGACTCGGCTCGATACCTGGTCAACGTGCGACGACGCCCCGGAGTGTCGCCGAGCGCCGGTTCTCAGCAAGTTGTCAGACGGGTGCGGCGGTCCGGTCGCCACCTCCGCCTATTCGATCTGCACGTACGGACGATAAGCCTGGACATATGATGTGCATGAGCTTACTATTTGGCTATGGCTGATATCCGAGCACTGAATCGCCGCGCCGTCGACTACAGCGTCGTCCTCGTCTCCCGGATCACCGCCGGCGATCTCGGGCGGAGCACCCCGTGCGCCGCCTGGAATCTGGCGGATCTGTTGTCCCACATGACCGTTCAGCATCGCGGCTTCGCCGCGGCGGCCCGGGGAGCCGGCGCCGATCCGGAGCTGTGGGTGCCCCGGCCGCTCGCCGCCGACCCGGTGACCGACTACGCCGCGGCCGCGGCCGGCGTGACCGCCGCCTATACCGAACCCGGTGTGCTGGAACGGGATTTCGATCTGCCGGAGATCGGTCCCGGCGTCCGGATTCCGGGAAGTATCGCCGTCGGCTTCCACCTCATCGACTATGTGGTGCACGGCTGGGACGTCGCCCGCACGCTGGGCCTGGAATACCGGCTCGACGATGCCCTCGCCGAACCCGCGCTGCGGATCGCCGAGGCGGTCCCCAACGGCGACGAACGGCTGCGTCCCGGTGCGGCATTCGCTCCCGCGCTGCCCGATAACGACGCCACACCACTCGACCGCATCCTCACCCTGCTCGGGCGCTCACCCGCCTGGCCGCACTGACGCCACCACGGCTTCGCCGCCGATCGGGAACGTAAAGTATGTCCGCATGGCGAAGAAGGAACGCCCGGATCTGGCGGCGATGATCGTGCCGCTGGCCCGCGCCCTGGTGGCGGCGGAACAGCCGGTCCTGGATTCGCACGGGCTCACCATGTGGGCCTATTCGGTCCTGCTCGCCCTCGGCCGTTCCCCGACTCGCGGTCAGGGGTTGCTCGCCGAGGAGATCGGCGCCGACAAGACCAGGATCATCGCCGTCCTCGACGACCTGCAGGAACGCGGACTGATCGAACGCCGCCCCGATCCGGCCGACCGCCGCGCGCGGCTGCTCGCCCTGACCCCGGCCGGCCGGCGGCTGCGCGACGCCACGCAGGCCGCGATCCAGGCCAAGGAGGAACTGCTGCTCGGCCGCCTCGATCCCGCGGACCGCCGGGGTTTCCTCAACACACTGGCCGCATTGACCACTCTCCCTCGCGCGGAGATCATCGGTGACAGCGCCACCGGCGAGTGACGCTGTCAGCGAGCCCTTTCCATCCGCACCCCCCGGATCGCCTCCCGGCATTCGCGGTATGCCCGTACGTCGGACCGGTGACGACCGGTCGGCCCGGCCGCGCCCGTGGCGGAGATCCTCGTCGATCTCCCGTGGTTCGTCGTTGAACCTTGTCCGATACCAATCAGATCGAGTCGCCGGGATCACCCGTTACGACGCCCCGGCAGCCGAATGTTCATCGGCGCCGGATCACGCAGCGGCACCCGGCCGCGCGGTGCGGCGATCACCGCCACCGCCGCGATCGCGACCATGAGCGCCGCCGCGATCAGCATCAGCGTGAATCCGGCCGCGGACATATCCGCGCGATGCGCGGCGTGATAGATCAGATGCGGCACCCCGAACACCAGCCACACCACCCCCGTCACCCGGGACAGCAGACTGTCGGCCAGCGCGAACGCGGCCGCGGCGAGCACCCCCAGCGCGAGGAAGAACGCGCCCGCGTCCACCGCGAGATGCTGGTTGTACGGGCCGCCCATCGGCACCCAGTTCAGCCCGAACGGGAAACTCCTAAACCAGGCCGCGGGCGCGAGCAGCGCCCACACCCCGGTCACCACACCGATCACCGCCAACAGTGCCGTGGCGATCCGCGTGATCAGCCACCGCCGCCGGTCCACATCCAAACGCATGCGTACCCGCAGCCCGTCACCCCACCGCTCCACCGAAATACGCATCGGGCCCTCCCGCCGATCGCCGGTTGTACAGCTACCGTAGCGCGGGGGTCCGACACGAACCGGTCGCTCAGCCGATCGGTTCGAACTGCAATTCGGCGGGATCCCAGTAGGCCCGCATGCTCGTGATCCGGCCCTCGTCGTCGAATTCCATGACGTCGATCGCCGACAGGGTCATGCGGTGGCCGTTCGCCTCGGTGATCAGCGTGAACCAGAACGCCGCATGCGAACCGTTGATGCGCGCGGTGTGCAGTTCCGCCTTGCGCTGTTCCATCACGTCCAGGGCGGCGTACAACTGCTCGATCGCGGCGCCGCGGCGCGGTTCGCTGCCGATCGGATCCACGACCACCGCGTCCGGCGCGTACAGCGCGGCGAGTTCCGGCGCCGGGCCGGTCGTCATCAACTGCACGTACCGCTCGATCGTCTCGCGAATCGCCTGCGCCATCTCGACTCCCACAGAATTGGAACGTGTTCTAGATAGCGAGGGTAGCACTCCGGCGGGCGACGCGATGGGCTCCGGTGTAGATGTTCATGGTCTCGCCGCGGACGAATCCGGCGAGGGTGAGCCCGCTGTCCGCAGCCAGGTCGACGGCCAGCGAACTGGGCGCCGAGACCGCCGCCAGCATCGGAATCCCGGCCATGACGGCCTTCTGCACCAGCTCGAAGGAGGCGCGGCCGGAGACCACCAGCACCAGATCGCCGGCGGGAATCCGGTTCTCGCGCATCGCCCAGCCGATCACCTTGTCGACGGCGTTGTGCCGCCCGACATCCTCGCGGACCGCCAGCGCGACGCCGTCGGCGGTGAACAGGCCCGCCGCGTGCAGGCCCCCGGTCGCGTCGAAAACGGCTTGACGGGAACGCAATTCACCGGGCAGGGCGGACAGCACCGCGGCGTCCACCACCGGCCCTTCGGCGGGCAGCGGATACCGGCTGCGGGCGTGCACCTCGTCCAGCGCGGTCTTGCCGCACAGGCCGCAGGCGCTCGTGGTCGGGAAGCCGCGAGCGAGAATCGGTGTGGCCGTGCGCAATCCGATGTCGAGGACGTTGTAGGTGTTGCGGCCGTCCTGGTCGGTACCGGCGCAGTAGCGGGCCGAGACGATATCGTCGGCGACGCCGATGATGTTCTCGCTCAACAGGAATCCGTGTGCCAGATCGACGTCGTTGCCCGGCGTGCGCATCGTCACCGTCAGCGACTGCCCGTCGATCCGCAGTTCCAGGGGTTCCTCCACGGCCAGCGAATCCGGCCGCCGGATCTCCCCCGCCGGGGTGATCCGCACCATCCGACGGCGGGCGGTGACCCGGCTCATGACGCCGCGGCCGGCATGTGGACGTGCGGTTCGAGCCGGACGGTGACCGCCTTCGAGACCGGCGTATTGGACCGCTCGGCCACATGATCCAGCGGGACCAGCGGATTGGTCTCCGGATAGTAGGCCGCAGCGTTGCCGCGCGGCGTGGAGTAGCCGACGATCCGGAACCCGGTGACCCGGCGATCGCCGTCGGCCCATTCGGAGATCACGTCGACGAGATCGCCGTCGGCGAATCCGAGTGCGGTGATGTCCGCCGCATTGACCAGAATCACCTTGCGCCCGTTGTGAATTCCACGGTAGCGATCGTCCAGGCCGTAGATCGTGGTGTTGTACTGGTCGTGGCTGCGCAGCGACTGCAGGATCAGCCGGCCCTCGGGCACCGGTAGCCAGTGCAGCTCGTTCACCGCGAAATTCGCCTTCCCGGTGGCGGTCCGGAACTCGCGGGCGTCGCGGGGCGGATGGGGTAGCTGGAAACCGTTGTGCCGCCGCACCTTCGTGTTGTAGTCGGCGCATCCGGGCACCACCCGGCCGATCGCGTCGCGGATCAGGTCGTAGTCGGCCCGCAGTCGCGCCCACGGCACCGGATGTTCCGGACCGAACAGTTCCGCCGCGAGCTCGCAGACGATCGCCACCTCGCTGCGCAGATCGTCGCTCACCGGGGTCAGCCGGCCGGTGGACAGATGCACCATGGACATCGAATCCTCCACCGACACCTGCTGTTTGCGGCCGTCGGGGCCCAGGTCGGCGTCGGTACGGCCGAGGGTGGGCAGGATCAGCGCGGTGTGCCCGTGCACCACGTGGCTGCGGTTGAGTTTGGTCGAAACCTGCACCGTCAGTGCGCAACTGCGCAGCCCGGCCTCGGTGACCTCGGTATCGGGCGTGGCGGAGACGAAGTTGCCGCCCATCCCGACGAACACCTTCGCCCGGCCGTCGCGCATCGCGCGGATCGCGTCCACGGTGTCGTATCCGTGCCTGCGCGGGCTGGTGATGCCGAATTCGGAGTCGAGCGCGGCCAGGAACGGCTCGGGCATCTGCTCCCAGATACCCATCGTCCGGTCGCCCTGGACGTTGGAATGTCCGCGCACCGGGCATACGCCCGCACCCGGCTTGCCGATCATGCCGCGCAGCAACAGCAGGTTGGTGATCTCCTCGATGGTCGCGACGCCGTGCCGCTGCTGGGTCAGCCCCATCGCCCAGCAGACGATGGTCGACCTCGACTCCGCCAGCATTCCGGCGGTCCGCGCCAACTGCTCCCGCGACAGTCCCGTCGCCTCCTCGACGATCGCGAGATCGACGGCGCGGCACTGCTTCTCGTATTCGGCGAATCCGGCGGTGTGAGCGTCGACGAAGGCGTGGTCGACCACCGTACCCGGCGCGCGGTCCTCCGCCTCGAACAGCAGTTTCGCCAGCCCCTGGAACAGGGCCATATCGCCGCCGAGCCGGATCTGCAGGAAATCGTCGGCGATGGCGACGCCGGTGGTGAAACCCTTGACGGTCTGCGGATCGCGGAATCCGAGCAGCCCGGTCTCGGGCAGCGGATTCACCGCGATCACCCGCGCGCCGGCCGCCTTGGCCTTCTGCAGCGCCGACAGCATCCGGGGATGGTTGGTGCCCGGATTCTGTCCCGCCACCACGATCAGATCGGCCCGCTCGAAATCGTCGATGGAGACCGAACCCTTGCCGATTCCGATCGAGCCGGTCAGCGCCGTGCCGGACGACTCGTGACACATGTTGGAACAGTCCGGCAGGTTGTTGGTGCCGAAGCTGCGGACCAGCAGCTGATACAGGAAGGCGGTCTCGTTGGCGGTGCGTCCGGAGGTGTAGAACAGGGCCTCGTCCGGTGAGTCCAGCCCACGCAGGGTTTCGGCGATGAGTCGATAGGCGTCGTCCCAGGAGATCGGCGCGTAGTGGGTATCGCCGGGCCGCAGCACCATCGGATGCGTCAAGCGGCCTTGCTGGCCCAGCCAGTATCCGGACTTCCCGGACAGGTCCGCGATCGAGTGCGCCGCGAAGAATTCGGGGGTGACGGTGCGCAGCGTCGCCTCCTCGGCGACCGCCTTCGCGCCGTTCTCGCAGAATTCCGCCGGTCGCCGATGTCCGGTGGGTTCCGGCCAGGCGCAACCCGGGCAGTCGAAGCCGTGCTGCTGATTGACCCGCGCCAGCGTGCGCGCGGTCCGCACCACACCCATCTCCTCGACGGCGCGCTCGAGCGCGACCGTCACCGCCGTGACACCGGCGGCCTGCTGTTTGGGCGGGGTGACCGTGAGCCTGGCCTCGTCGATATCGCGAGTGGGGGCGTTACGGTGCATGGCTCTATCGTCCTCCTACCGGAGCAGGCCCGAACAGTCGGCGTCCGCCGATATCCGAAGCCTACGCCCAGGGGTCCGATTCGTCCCATGACCAGGGGCGCGGACTCGGCACACTGAGATTGCCCCCCATACACGACTCCGCCCCCGGGTGTGCCGGGGGCGGTATCGACTATGCGGACTTCTCGCGCCGCTCCGGCGGCTGCCGCTTGCGCGGCACGATGGTCGGCAGCACGTTGTCGTTGACCGTGTCGGCGTCGACGACCACCTTCGCGACATCGTCGCGGCTGGGGATGTCGTACATCACCGGCAGCAGCACTTCCTCCATGATGGCGCG
This DNA window, taken from Nocardia sp. BMG111209, encodes the following:
- a CDS encoding FdhF/YdeP family oxidoreductase, translated to MHRNAPTRDIDEARLTVTPPKQQAAGVTAVTVALERAVEEMGVVRTARTLARVNQQHGFDCPGCAWPEPTGHRRPAEFCENGAKAVAEEATLRTVTPEFFAAHSIADLSGKSGYWLGQQGRLTHPMVLRPGDTHYAPISWDDAYRLIAETLRGLDSPDEALFYTSGRTANETAFLYQLLVRSFGTNNLPDCSNMCHESSGTALTGSIGIGKGSVSIDDFERADLIVVAGQNPGTNHPRMLSALQKAKAAGARVIAVNPLPETGLLGFRDPQTVKGFTTGVAIADDFLQIRLGGDMALFQGLAKLLFEAEDRAPGTVVDHAFVDAHTAGFAEYEKQCRAVDLAIVEEATGLSREQLARTAGMLAESRSTIVCWAMGLTQQRHGVATIEEITNLLLLRGMIGKPGAGVCPVRGHSNVQGDRTMGIWEQMPEPFLAALDSEFGITSPRRHGYDTVDAIRAMRDGRAKVFVGMGGNFVSATPDTEVTEAGLRSCALTVQVSTKLNRSHVVHGHTALILPTLGRTDADLGPDGRKQQVSVEDSMSMVHLSTGRLTPVSDDLRSEVAIVCELAAELFGPEHPVPWARLRADYDLIRDAIGRVVPGCADYNTKVRRHNGFQLPHPPRDAREFRTATGKANFAVNELHWLPVPEGRLILQSLRSHDQYNTTIYGLDDRYRGIHNGRKVILVNAADITALGFADGDLVDVISEWADGDRRVTGFRIVGYSTPRGNAAAYYPETNPLVPLDHVAERSNTPVSKAVTVRLEPHVHMPAAAS